A genomic region of Dreissena polymorpha isolate Duluth1 chromosome 4, UMN_Dpol_1.0, whole genome shotgun sequence contains the following coding sequences:
- the LOC127877100 gene encoding mothers against decapentaplegic homolog 1-like isoform X3 produces MSSTISSLNSLFSFTSPAVKRLLGWKQGDEEEKWAEKAVDSLVKKLKKKKGALEDLEKALSCPGQMSKCVTIPRSLDGRLQVSHRKGLPHVIYCRVWRWPDLQSHHELKALDCCEYPFNAKHTDVCINPYHYKRVESPVLPPVLVPRYSEFPAGQSPSMPPFQSIPEPSMPHNVTYPHNFHQGPTSPASSGPGSPYGLPADTPPPAYQAHDDSSSHGNNARNQPMDTSMPPPQGPPPSVNIPMNDKYSIRECKKPNMQSVTYQEPQYWCSIVYYELNNRVGEAFHASQTSIVVDGFTDPCNNADRFCLGLLSNVNRNSTIENTRRHISKGVHLYYVGGEVFAECLSDSSIFVQSRNCNYHHGFHPTTVCKIPPGCSLKIFNNQEFAALLSQSVNHGFEAVYELTKMCTIRLSFVKGWGAEYHRQDVTSTPCWIEIHLNGPLQWLDKVLTQMGSPHNAISSVS; encoded by the exons ATGTCCTCTACAATCTCCAGCCTGAACAGCCTGTTCTCCTTCACGAGTCCTGCAGTGAAGCGCCTTCTCGGCTGGAAACAGGGCGACGAGGAGGAGAAATGGGCGGAGAAGGCTGTCGACTCGCTTGTGAAGAAGCTCAAGAAGAAGAAAGGGGCCCTAGAGGATCTGGAAAAGGCCCTTAGCTGCCCTGGCCAGATGAGCAAGTGTGTCACCATACCTAGATCACTGGATGGACGCTTACAG GTTTCTCATAGGAAAGGTCTGCCCCATGTGATATACTGCCGAGTGTGGCGCTGGCCGGACCTGCAGAGCCACCATGAGCTGAAGGCACTCGACTGCTGTGAATACCCATTTAATGCCAAACACACGGACGTCTGCATCAACCCTTACCACTACAAACGCGTCGAAAGTCCAG TGCTACCGCCGGTTCTAGTCCCGAGGTACAGCGAGTTTCCCGCGGGACAGAGTCCGTCAATGCCTCCATTCCAGTCTATACCGGAGCCGTCGATGCCCCACAACGTTACTTACCCACACAACTTCCATCAGGGCCCAACATCCCCTGCCAGCTCAGGGCCTGGCAGCCCCTACGGTCTTCCAG CTGATACCCCACCACCTGCATACCAGGCCCATGATGACAGCAGTTCCCACGGCAACAATGCTAGGAACCAGCCTATGGATACCAGCATGCCCCCACCCCAGGGCCCACCACCCTCCGTCAACATACCCATGAACGACAAGTACTCTATCCGTGAGTGCAAAAAACCAA ACATGCAGTCAGTGACGTACCAGGAGCCGCAGTACTGGTGTTCTATCGTCTACTACGAGCTCAACAACCGCGTGGGAGAGGCCTTCCATGCCTCGCAGACAAGCATAGTGGTTGATGGCTTCACGGACCCCTGTAACAACGCTGACAGATTCTGCCTAGGCTTGCTGTCCAATGTGAACAGGAACTCCACCATAGAAAATACACGAAGACACATCTCAAAAG GTGTGCACTTGTACTATGTGGGTGGGGAAGTGTTTGCTGAGTGTCTCAGTGATAGCTCAATATTTGTGCAGAGTCGTAACTGTAACTATCACCACGGTTTCCATCCCACCACGGTCTGCAAGATACCGCCGGGATGCAGTCTGAAGATCTTCAACAATCAGGAATTCGCAGCCCTTCTCAGTCAAAGTGTGAACCACGGCTTTGAGGCCGTGTACGAACTCACAAAAATGTGCACAATCCGACTGAGCTTTGTGAAAGGTTGGGGAGCAGAGTACCATCGACAAGACGTGACCAGCACCCCTTGCTGGATTGAAATACACCTGAATGGGCCCCTACAGTGGCTGGACAAAGTTCTCACTCAGATGGGTTCTCCACACAACGCGATCTCCTCAGTGTCTTGA